Genomic window (Cellulosilyticum lentocellum DSM 5427):
TTATATGGATGATTAAACTAATTAATGAAGCCGTAAATTCGAAAAAAGAATTTACGGCTTTTTGTGTTTATAGAGATGATTACTAGAGAATAAGATTATTAATAATTAGAGATAGTCCGGAAAAGATAAGCATTATAATCACTATCTTCTTTACATGTTTTTCTTTAAACACTTGTGATAAAGCTATACCAATAAAGAGGACTAATAACATAAAAGGTTAATTGTATAAAAATTATTACGAATAGATAACATAAGTACGTTACACCATAAATGTGGGATATAATGATTAGAGTTAGTTCATACTAAAGTGGAAGATATTCTAGGAGAGTGAGAAAATGTATAAGAAAAGATTCTTAAGTGCAGTATTAGCAATGAGTTTATTAGTAACGCAAGCCAGTGTAATGGCTCAGGTAGTAAGTGTTAATGAAGTAGAACAAGCAACTCAGATTGTTATGGATCAAAAAGAAGAAAAGGGCTTATATTTAGTTCAAAAGGGTGAAATAACAGAATTAGATACAACAAAACATGGTACACGTATTTTAGTAGGAGATTATAATAATGGTATCTTTTTTAATCTGCAACCTAAAGTACCTGTATTAGATGCTAATACGTTAAGCTTTAAATCTCAAAAGGATTTAAAAGAAGGGATGGAAGTAACTGTTATATATCCCAAGAATTCACCAATGGCATTAAGTCAACCACCAATGTCTTCATCAGCTGTTTTAGTTATAATCAATTCACCTAAAAATTCGATAGAAGTAGGATACTTTGATGAAAATCTAGTAAATGAAGCGAATACCTTGAAACTTAATATTGGTGAAAATACAGTGATTAAGAATATAAAAGGTGAATGCCGCGTCTTTACTGCTGATGATATTAAAAATAAAAATGCAGCTGTTATTTATGATGTAACTACACGTAGTATTCCAGCGCAAACGACACCACTTTTTGTAATGATTTTAGATGATGAAAAAGTAGCTAGTGAAGAGTTAATAAATGAGAATGGCGAAAGAGAAACGGAAGTAACAGCTGATTATAAAGTGCTACGAGAGATTGCTACTGATTTAGAATATGAAATCAATTGGGATAATGAAAATAAGCAAGTTACTCTCACTAAAGGAGAATTAGAAGTAACCTTTAAAATAGGAGAATCAACGTGTTCTATTAATAATCAAGTAAAAACACTACAGCAAGTAAATAAATTACAAGCAGGTAGTATTTTGGTTTCTGAGGAGACAGCTCATTTATTAAAATGATCTGTATAAAAATATACAATATTTCGCAAATGGTGATACTTTTTGTTTTAAACAGACATTGCCTATGGTAGAATAAATCTGTATATGAAGAAAATATGTTCATGTACAAAATTCTATGGGGGTGAAAAGATGTTTGAGAGAAGTTATTATGGAGGAGTAAGTAACGCAGGTGCTATAGGAGTATGTTTTTTAGTAGCTATTATTGGTGGTATACTTTTATACTTTCTATTTTTAACACCTAAAAACGACAAGAAGTTTACAGGTTTTATGGGATGGTTATATGATTTTTTGGCTTTTAAGAAACTCTTAGTGGAAGCAATATTAAAGGTTATTTATTTAATATCTGCATGTTTTATAACTTTATTAGGAATTGTTTCTTTGTTTGATTCATTTGTATTAGGCATTGCGATCATTGTTTTATGGAATATTATATTAAGAATTTCTTATGAGTTTTTATTAGTACTCATCATTATTTGCAAAAATACAAGTGAGATTAACAAAAAGATTTCAGGGAAAGATACAAGCGAAGCTGATATGTTTGTAAGTCAAGTAGAAATCCCAAAATCAGTAGTGGAGCAGTTTACAGCTAAAACGTCACCAACTACAACAGCAGAACCAGAAGTGTTTTGTAAAAGCTGTGGTCAAAAAATGAAGATAGATTCTACTTTTTGTCCAAACTGTGGGCAAAAGAACGAATAAATAATGTGAGGGCATTCTAGGATGCCTTCTTTTTATTAGTCTAGATTTTTTCAAAAAAAAGTAAAATAATTGCTTGACATATGGTAATAAATTTTGTATCATTTATATAGTGATAAACAACATTTGCGGGTGTAGTTCAATGGTAGAACTTCAGCCTTCCAAGCTGACTACGTGGGTTCGATTCCCATCACCCGCTTACTTAAATAAGAGTTGCGAAATGAAAAGTTTCGTAGCTCTTATTTTTTTGATTCTATTCATAAAAAAAGTAATTTACTTCTTGATATAATTTGTTATTACTTATAAGAAGTGATTATATTATCCCCATAAATAACCACATACTAACAAGGAAATAACAAGTTATACACAGAGTACATGCCTTTTATCCTCAAAATGTGGATAAAATTAATTTGAACTATTAAATAATTAATACTATAATTTTAATTAGCTCAGTTTGTTTGGACATATAAAAATTATTATTAACTAGTTAAAATAATTTATATTTAAAAGAGGTGATAGGTATGAAACAGGTTATATCTGTAGCAGTTGTAAATTTTAATGCTAGATGGGGAGAGAAAAGCATTAACTATGAAAGAATAGTAGGATATATAGAGGCTGCTAGTAGAAGGGGAGTAAATCTTATTGTTTTACCAGAATTATGTTTAACAGGTTATGATGATGAAAACCATGTGGCTAAAGAACAAAAGATGCAAGTTAGGTTAGCGGAAAATAAATATGGAGAAATGGTGAGTGAACTATTAGATTTAGCTAAAGTATATAATATGTATATCGTGCTGGGGATGCCTGAGAGAAATAAGAAGGATGATGCAACTATTCATAACTCGGCATTAGTACTTACACCAGAAAGTATGAGTTACACTTATAGAAAAATACATTTAGCTTTAGATGAACCTAATTGGGCTACGCCAGGGGAAGAGCCACTTCTAGTAGAAACACCTTGGGGACCTATAGGAATTGCTATTTGTTATGATATATATGCATTTCCAGAACTAATTCGTTATTATGCAGCTAAAGGAGCAAGACTGATTGTGAATAGTACTGCATATGCTAAAAGTAGAGGAGCAGCTAAAGGGAGAACGACTTTAGAAAGTACGGTTTTAATGAATGGCGTATACGTAGCAACGGCTAATTTATGTGGCATAGATTTAGTGAATGATTTTTGGGGAGGCAGTAGCATCATTGGGCCTTCTAGAAAGATGCAAGAGGTTTATTATTACGCAGGTAAACCCTTTGATGCACCAGATGCAGGTGAGCAAGAAATGTATATAGCTACTATTGATCTAAGCTTAGCTGAAAGAGGGATCTTTAAAGAGAACTCTAGACTAGGACATTCGGATTTTAGGCCAGAACTTTATGCGAAATGGTATAAAGAGCTTGCAGGAGAAAAGTAGAGATGTACCTCAGTGGTTATAAGGAATGCTACTGGGTGGAAATGCGAGAATAAGGGCTACCTTCCGGAATTCCGCTCCTTATTTTTTGAAGCACTAAGGCTCACTTTTTTGATGAACGTGCGAAAACTCCCGTTGGTCAAACACTCGCACTAAAACCCATCAAAAAAGTTCGCCAAGTGCTTCTAAAAAATACTACGAAGTCATTCCTACAGGCAGCCCTTATCCTTGCATTTCTTACAACTATTATTAACCTTATATGCGTTCAAGCACCTAAACGAGGAGTGCAGAAAATGCATAATAACAATTTGTTTTTTATTAGGGAATCGGTTGCTTGGGTACATATACATAAGTGTAAGAACAAATAAATAACTTCCTACGGCATAATTACCACAGCTTCAACCTGAGGAACTGACCGGGTCAGCCAAGTCTCAATCTATTGTTATAGGTACCTCTGGACTTAAGGAAGATGTTCACTGGTGCGCTGCAAGGAAGGCGCCATTTATAAGTTGTTTTTAATGTTTTTATACCCCGCATTACCCAAAATAAAGTTTTAAATCAGAGTCTTAAGGTCTTAGCTTCCTAGCATAGGGTGCACCGGCCAAGACTTTTAGGAGCTCCTCACTCATTGGTTTAACTTTCATAGCTAGTCTTAGTAGGCACTAAGCAATAACGCATGCGTGCTGAGGAGCCATCTTGCGCCTTGATTAAGGTCTATTTAGCTAGCCGTGAAGGTTTATTTCAAGAGCCTGGAACAAAAATAGCTCTTCAAGTTATAATACTTGAGGAGCTATTTTTATTGCCTCTAACTACTATAAATAAAATTGATTAGCTTTTTTTATTAAAAACAATTCATGAGAGTGGCTTTACGCGTTATTGTTGGTAGAACTGAGAGAGGGTGGCTGTCCTGACGGAGCCAAGCCACGCAGGATAGTCACCTTCTCTCAGCTTTGCCCAAATAGCTAGTAAAGTCCAAGGCAAATTTTAACTAAGATATTTAAATAAGTTAGTTATATATAAATTATTAAGGACCATTCTGTGTTACTTAACCTATGATTAGTATGAAAGAAATACTTCTGGTTAAGTACTTAGGGTAGTCCTTTTTTTAATATTTATTAAGAAATCTTAATCTTTATAAGGGCAAACTAAATATAAAATTAATATTAATGTAAAGGATATTTTATTGTTAAATAATATGCTAGAGCGTATAATAAGCGTATATTATAGGATTCTGAGGTGGAATATGTCTATTATACTAATGGGGATTATTGGAGCTGTCCAATTAGTTTTATTAGGCCATTACTTTTTTTGTGGGCTTAAATATAAAAAGAGAGCCAAAGATAAAAAAGTTGTTGGTGAGGAATTGATAGAGCTAGTAAATGGAAAATAATAAAGGTATGGAAGACTTTTGTAAAAAGAAGAACTAAAGGAGTAAACATATGACAGAAAAATTAGTAGTACAGTTTGACCAGCTACCAGTTTATGATAGTCCGCTTGACTATTTAGCTTATTGCATGGGCTGTAATACCTATCATATGACTGATCAAAAGCCTTGCATTAAATGTGGGAAAGCTGATGTAAGTGTATCTCTTGAATGTATTGCTGAAAAAACAGTTAAAAGACATTTTTTAAATGGCATGGGTATTCTTGTGATGCTTCATGCCCTAATGTTTGTAGTAAGTATGAGCTGGATTGCGATTCTTTTGGGAACAGTTTATACAATAGTTTGTATAGTACTTTACGGGGGAATTTATTTACGTTATAAAGAAGCTTATTGTAAAAAGGAATTAGAAAAGCATGTCAGAGCCAATAGCCAAAGAATCAAATTAGACCTTGAAAAGCAATGGGAAGAGTGTAAAGAACAGATAAATAAAGGAGATTACCTAGGTGCTTATGAAAAACTAAGATATTTAAGCCAATTAGTAGATAATGAAGAAATAAGAGTTTATAAGCTTGTTTGCTTAAATCATTTTCATTTAAGAAAAGACTTACCATTAGAACTTAAAACCGTACTTTTGCCAGATTGTAATATGCTTCTTATTAGATATATTTATGAAGTAGCAAAATTAAAAAAAGAGCTTATTGATGAAGCGACCATTAATTACATACTACGTTATAGACAGCAAGTTTTAACGGAAGAAAAGGGCGAAGAAATAGTGGCTAGTGTACTTGGGGGAGCACTTCGCTCTAAGTTTTTATTAAATAAATATGCTTTAGCATTAAAAGAGTATTTACCTTACCTACCAAAAGAAAGATTATTAAGATTAAGAAAGATTCAAGATGGGATCTCTGATGAGGCCCTTAGAGAAGAAATCATTAGTCAGATAGCGACATTGGTGGGGGAGGAATGAGATGAATAAAAGAAATAGATATAAAAGAGGAAAGCTAGTTCAAGGGTTTATTCTCCTATTATTTGCAGTAATATTAGTGGTAGTCGTTTTTAAAGCAAGGCATATCATAGGGAAAATGGGCTTTGTAAATGATGGGATAGAGCATTATAAAAGGCAGCAGTGGATAGAAGCTGAAGAAAGTTTGCAGCGCGCAAAAGGTTATAGATGGTTTCATTACAAGGAAGAAGAAGCTACTAGTACACTTACAGCATTAAGCTGGATTACGGAGTATAAAGATTACATAGCTGATTTATATGGAAAAGTAACAGAAAGTAGTGAGGGCAAAGATTTAGAGGCCTTTGAGGATTATGTTAGTGAATATGAAGTATCGGGATTCTTAAATCTAACAGATTCACAAAGACAGTATCTTTTAGAAAAATATCCGATTGATCAAGCTATTTTCACTGGATGGACACATTTTAAAGCTAGTATTGTAAATGAGTTAGAAAATCCTATGCAAGGCAAGTATAATTGGGCCAAGGAAAAAATATTTTTAGTACCAGCCCAGTATTTTTCACAAGATAAGGAAAGTGCCATCTTAGCGCTCTTTAAAAAGTGTGATCAGGAACTTTATGACAGATATGCAGTGGCTACAGGTATTCAAGCTTTTAGAGATTTAATAGACAAATTAAGTGACATTTATGTGACTAATAGAGCGTATGATTTTGAGACAGAGTGGTTAACACCTCAAGTTAAAAGATTCATGTATGAGGCATTAATACAAAAATCAAAAGAAGAGACTAAGACTTTTGAACAGTACATAAGTGCTTATAGAAGTGGAGTAGACCGAGCCTATAAGGATGAGGCTATAGAGAAGATTGTAGAAGATTTTATGGTGGAAAAAGAGAAGGAGATAGAAAAACTTTTAAAAGCCAAGGAATATGATACACTCATCACACTTTATAAGGAATTGAAATATTTTAAAGATTATACAAAGGAAATAGAAGTGGCCGAGAAGATGCAAAAGTATGAGCATCCGGAAATGCTGCTTCAGCAGCCTATAGAGCAGTATGACTTTATTCAAACGGGAACAAATAGTTTTGATGTGAATCAGTATCTTATAGCTATGAACAAGAATACTAATAAGTTAGAATTAATCCTTTTCATAGGTGAATATCAAGATTATGAAGTTAATACCCATGAGTTTAACTTAAATGATTTAGGTATTACTCCAGATGAGGTAAAGCAGATTGATGTAGGGGATTATTTAGTTGGACTCAGAGTAGCAGGAACCAATAAAGCGATTAGATTGCCAATATTACGTTTTACCAATAATAGATTAGAATATCTAACAGAATTTGAAGGCGATCAGATAGAGTTAATAGATGACCTTAAACATTTGAAAATAACAAATCCAAGTAATGAGGCGATTCCTTATACCTATGATTATATATTAGGAGAAGAGGGCTATGAGAAACAAGATATAGCAGCCACACCTATTAATTTATCAGATACTAATTTAGCAAATTATGAGGGCAAACTAGTTAAGTTTAGTTGTTATGTGTCAGAGGATTCAAATGATGGTATAGTAAATGCATACTATTATGTAGGTAATACTTTCTATTCTGATTCAATGGCTTATATTTATAGAGAAGATGGTGTGGCCATTAACAAAGGGTCTTATACGGTTATTGGTGAAATTGTAAGTATGGAGCCATTCTATAATACTGATCTTCAGCTAGAGGTATTAAGGCCTAAAATTAGAGTATTAGAAATGCAAAAAGAGTAAGAGGAGGCGGGCAAGTGAGAAAATATATCAATAGAATTTTTATAATAGGGTTTGCCATTATGCTCCTTCTATTTCCAAGCATGTTAATGGCAGCTACTAGTGATGCACAGTTAGATGCTATTCTAGTGATAGATGCTAGTGGGTCTATGAAGGAAACAGACCCTAATA
Coding sequences:
- a CDS encoding carbon-nitrogen hydrolase family protein, producing the protein MKQVISVAVVNFNARWGEKSINYERIVGYIEAASRRGVNLIVLPELCLTGYDDENHVAKEQKMQVRLAENKYGEMVSELLDLAKVYNMYIVLGMPERNKKDDATIHNSALVLTPESMSYTYRKIHLALDEPNWATPGEEPLLVETPWGPIGIAICYDIYAFPELIRYYAAKGARLIVNSTAYAKSRGAAKGRTTLESTVLMNGVYVATANLCGIDLVNDFWGGSSIIGPSRKMQEVYYYAGKPFDAPDAGEQEMYIATIDLSLAERGIFKENSRLGHSDFRPELYAKWYKELAGEK
- a CDS encoding stalk domain-containing protein yields the protein MYKKRFLSAVLAMSLLVTQASVMAQVVSVNEVEQATQIVMDQKEEKGLYLVQKGEITELDTTKHGTRILVGDYNNGIFFNLQPKVPVLDANTLSFKSQKDLKEGMEVTVIYPKNSPMALSQPPMSSSAVLVIINSPKNSIEVGYFDENLVNEANTLKLNIGENTVIKNIKGECRVFTADDIKNKNAAVIYDVTTRSIPAQTTPLFVMILDDEKVASEELINENGERETEVTADYKVLREIATDLEYEINWDNENKQVTLTKGELEVTFKIGESTCSINNQVKTLQQVNKLQAGSILVSEETAHLLK